In the genome of Arabidopsis thaliana chromosome 4, partial sequence, the window GGGTTACCTCAGCTGTGTGGTGAGTGCTACGCAATTGCGCAAACGCTCTTTAACGGGGCACGCTCGTGACTCGTGAGAGAGTCAGTCACACACCGTAAAAGTTACCGATAAACTCTCAAAAAGTCTTTTTTGGCTTTGCCAAATTTCTAAAATtcaatcaacattttctttcttcttttcgtttacatttttgtattaaaaaaaaaactctaatggGCTCGTGGAGGTAGCTGAAGCCCAAAATATGGGATAAGGGCTATAAGGATTGTCGATCATATCTTCTTGCGCCGTCAAAAAGCTTCCAGTCGCAAACGATGACAACTTTCCATTAAACTAAAATGACATAAATACCCTTCAAAATCCACATATTACTCTCAACTGTTTCATCTACCTCCCTCCCTCTCTCCCCATTCCCAAACTACACATTACACATTACCAATTCTCATATTAAAATCCACAAAACTCAAATCcccaaaataaacaaaccctaaaattcaaaacaatgaaatgTTACAAAAGCTCATCAATTCTCTCAACCAATCACCACCCATTCTTCTACAAACAACAACCAATCTCCTCTCTTCAACCAACTTCAATCCCAACAACTATCTCTTACCCAACCCGAACCCGATTCTCCTCCACCCGGATCCAATCTCGATTAACCCACGACGATCCAGTAAAACAATCGGAAGACTTATCCTTCTACGATCTTCTCGGCGTCACCGAATCAGTCACACTCCCAGA includes:
- the J20 gene encoding DNAJ-like 20 (DNAJ-like 20 (J20); FUNCTIONS IN: heat shock protein binding; INVOLVED IN: protein folding, response to stress; LOCATED IN: nucleus; EXPRESSED IN: 23 plant structures; EXPRESSED DURING: 13 growth stages; CONTAINS InterPro DOMAIN/s: Molecular chaperone, heat shock protein, Hsp40, DnaJ (InterPro:IPR015609), Heat shock protein DnaJ, N-terminal (InterPro:IPR001623), Heat shock protein DnaJ, conserved site (InterPro:IPR018253); BEST Arabidopsis thaliana protein match is: Molecular chaperone Hsp40/DnaJ family protein (TAIR:AT4G39960.1); Has 22675 Blast hits to 22673 proteins in 3230 species: Archae - 176; Bacteria - 9459; Metazoa - 3759; Fungi - 2142; Plants - 2075; Viruses - 8; Other Eukaryotes - 5056 (source: NCBI BLink).), translated to MKCYKSSSILSTNHHPFFYKQQPISSLQPTSIPTTISYPTRTRFSSTRIQSRLTHDDPVKQSEDLSFYDLLGVTESVTLPEIKQAYKQLARKYHPDVSPPDRVEEYTDRFIRVQEAYETLSDPRRRVLYDRDLSMGFSFSFSGRRQNRYDQVINY